In a single window of the Cucumis melo cultivar AY chromosome 11, USDA_Cmelo_AY_1.0, whole genome shotgun sequence genome:
- the LOC103490449 gene encoding monosaccharide-sensing protein 2: MSGSVLVAVAAAVGNFLQGWDNATIAGAVLYIKKEFNLESSPTVEGLIVATSLIGATVITTCSGAISDWLGRRLLLILSSVLYFIGGIIMLWSPNVYILLLGRLLDGFGIGLAVTLVPVYISETAPPEIRGSLNTLPQFTGSAGMFFSYCMVFGMSLMESPSWRLMLGVLFIPSLIYLALTIFFLPESPRWLVSKGRMLEAKRVLQRLRGREDVSGELALLVEGLGVGGETSLEEFIIGPADDLPDQDLLTDKDEIKLYGPEQGLSWVARPVTGQSSIGLVSRHGSIINQSGLVDPLVTLFGSVHEKLPDTGSMRSTLFPHFGSMFSVGGNQHRNEEWDEESLAREGEDYQSDGAGNDSDDNLRSPLISRQTTSMEKDMVAPAHGSLSSMRQGSLAGEPVGSMGIGGGWQLAWKWSEREGPDGNKEGGFKRVYLHQEGISGPQQGSIVSLPGGDALTDGGYIQAAALVSQPALYSKELMNQHPVGPAMVHPESITKGPSWVDLFEPGVKHALLVGVGIQILQQFSGINGVLYYTPQILEKAGVGVLLSNLGIGSSSASLLISGLTTLLMLPSIAVAMRLMDISGRRTLLLWTIPALIASLIILVIGSLVQMGSIVNASISTVSVVVYFCFFVMGFGPIPNILCAEIFPTRVRGLCIAICALTFWIGDIIVTYTLPVLLNSIGLGGVFGMYAVVCIISWVFVFLKVPETKGMPLEVITEFFSVGAKQLLAAKNG; this comes from the exons ATGAGTGGTTCTGTTTTGGTGGCTGTTGCTGCTGCTGTTGGAAACTTTTTGCAAGGATGGGATAATGCGACTATAGCAG GAGCTGTCCTGTACATTAAAAAGGAATTCAATCTTGAAAGTAGCCCCACTGTAGAAGGGCTCATTGTGGCCACATCCCTTATCGGAGCCACTGTAATCACAACATGTTCAGGAGCAATATCAGATTGGCTCGGCCGCCGGTTGCTGTTAATTTTATCATCTGTTCTTTACTTCATCGGTGGCATTATAATGCTGTGGTCTCCCAATGTATATATCCTTCTCTTAGGAAGGCTCTTGGATGGTTTTGGAATAGGTTTGGCTGTTACATTGGTTCCGGTATACATATCTGAGACTGCTCCCCCTGAAATCAGAGGATCATTAAACACACTTCCTCAGTTCACTGGCTCTGCTGGAATGTTCTTCTCGTACTGCATGGTTTTTGGGATGTCTTTAATGGAATCCCCGAGCTGGAGATTGATGCTTGGGGTTCTATTTATTCCCTCTCTTATATATTTAGCATTGACAATATTTTTCTTGCCCGAGTCACCTCGCTGGCTTGTCAGTAAAGGCCGGATGCTTGAGGCCAAACGAGTGCTGCAGAGGCTCCGAGGCAGAGAAGATGTATCTG GGGAGTTGGCTTTACTTGTTGAGGGTCTTGGAGTTGGGGGTGAGACCTCCCTTGAGGAATTCATAATTGGTCCAGCAGATGACCTTCCTGACCAAGATCTACTGACTGACAAAGATGAAATCAAATTGTATGGACCTGAACAAGGACTCTCCTGGGTTGCTAGACCAGTTACAGGACAGAGTTCTATTGGCCTAGTGTCTCGGCATGGAAGCATTATAAATCAGAGCGGGCTTGTTGATCCTCTCGTCACTCTCTTCGGCAGTGTACATGAGAAGCTTCCTGATACAGGAAGCATGCGCAGTACACTCTTTCCTCATTTTGGCAGCATGTTCAGTGTTGGAGGTAACCAACATAGAAACGAAGAGTGGGATGAAGAGAGCCTTGCTAGAGAGGGTGAGGACTATCAGTCGGATGGTGCTGGTAATGATTCGGATGATAACTTAAGGAGTCCTTTGATATCGAGACAGACGACAAGCATGGAAAAGGACATGGTTGCACCTGCTCATGGTAGTCTTTCAAGCATGAGACAGGGCAGTCTGGCTGGAGAACCTGTAGGAAGCATGGGGATTGGTGGGGGCTGGCAACTTGCTTGGAAATGGTCTGAGAGAGAAGGCCCTGATGGAAACAAAGAAGGGGGGTTTAAAAGAGTTTATTTGCACCAAGAGGGCATTTCTGGACCTCAGCAAGGATCTATAGTGTCTCTTCCTGGTGGTGATGCCCTGACCGATGGAGGCTATATTCAGGCTGCTGCATTGGTCAGCCAACCAGCTTTATACTCGAAGGAGCTTATGAATCAGCATCCAGTTGGACCAGCTATGGTCCATCCCGAAAGCATAACAAAAGGGCCAAGTTGGGTTGATCTTTTCGAACCCGGAGTCAAACACGCACTGCTCGTTGGAGTAGGAATTCAAATACTTCAGCAG tTCTCTGGCATAAATGGAGTTCTGTATTACACTCCACAAATTCTTGAGAAAGCAGGTGTTGGAGTCCTTCTTTCAAACTTGGGGATTGGCTCTTCTTCTGCATCTTTACTGATCAGCGGTCTAACCACATTATTGATGCTCCCTTCAATTGCAGTGGCGATGAGATTAATGGACATCTCAGGTCGTAG GACTTTATTACTGTGGACCATCCCTGCCTTGATAGCATCCCTCATCATCCTAGTTATTGGTAGCCTAGTGCAGATGGGCAGCATAGTGAATGCATCTATCTCAACAGTCAGTGTAGTTGTTTACTTCTGCTTCTTCGTCATGGGGTTCGGGCCAATCCCAAACATATTATGTGCAGAAATCTTCCCGACCCGAGTCCGTGGCCTATGTATTGCGATTTGTGCATTGACATTTTGGATTGGTGATATCATCGTCACATATACGTTGCCCGTGTTGCTCAACTCTATCGGGCTTGGTGGTGTTTTCGGGATGTATGCAGTTGTTTGCATCATATCATGGGTGTTCGTCTTTCTAAAAGTTCCTGAAACCAAGGGAATGCCTCTTGAAGTAATCACCGAGTTCTTCTCTGTTGGTGCCAAACAGCTTTTAGCTGCTAAAAATGGTTGA